A genomic segment from Propionibacteriaceae bacterium ZF39 encodes:
- a CDS encoding NAD(P)/FAD-dependent oxidoreductase, whose protein sequence is MGTPEVFDFVVIGAGPVGENFAQYATEGTDLTAVLIEQELVGGECSYWACMPSKALLRPIEVETTAQHLPGVRGAELDPEALLARRDDWVSHYDDTGQVDWAEGAGIRVIRGVGRLSGERQVTVETADRMVVLEARQAVVLATGSEAVVPEVYAASAPWGSRDATGVREVPARLAIVGGGVVACEAAVWMNALGSEVTMLVRGDRLLPRTEPFASDLVRDALVDSGIDVRLEADVSECRRDDARDAGVGRIHGGEVQLTVAGDEVVVDELLVATGRQPRLADVGLETVGLEPRGIADRPDWLVLVGDVSGEAPLTHWGKYRARVLGEQLAARAEGRPEPVAPDEVPVPQVVFTDPQVASVGLTEEAARKACANVVVAKVDWSSAGGAALLRDDATGAAQIVVDRASGCVVGATFVGSGAGELIHAATIAVAGRVPVHVLRHAVPSYPTASELWLRLLESLPQDLRRGTVGAQD, encoded by the coding sequence ATGGGCACACCCGAGGTATTCGACTTCGTGGTCATCGGTGCGGGTCCGGTGGGCGAGAATTTCGCCCAGTACGCGACCGAGGGCACGGATCTGACCGCTGTGCTCATCGAGCAGGAACTGGTGGGCGGCGAGTGCTCCTATTGGGCCTGCATGCCGAGCAAGGCACTGTTGCGGCCCATCGAGGTCGAGACGACGGCGCAGCACCTGCCCGGAGTCAGGGGAGCGGAGTTGGATCCGGAGGCGCTGTTGGCCCGGCGCGACGACTGGGTGTCGCACTATGACGACACCGGCCAGGTCGACTGGGCCGAGGGCGCGGGTATCCGAGTCATCCGGGGTGTCGGTCGGCTGAGCGGTGAGCGGCAGGTGACGGTCGAGACGGCCGATCGGATGGTTGTGCTCGAGGCCCGGCAGGCGGTTGTGCTGGCGACCGGGAGCGAGGCGGTGGTGCCGGAGGTCTATGCGGCGAGCGCGCCGTGGGGGTCGCGGGATGCGACGGGGGTACGCGAGGTCCCTGCCCGGCTCGCGATCGTCGGTGGCGGAGTCGTGGCCTGTGAGGCGGCGGTGTGGATGAACGCGCTCGGGTCGGAGGTGACGATGCTCGTGCGCGGGGACCGGCTACTGCCCCGGACGGAGCCGTTCGCGAGTGACCTGGTCCGGGACGCGCTGGTCGACAGCGGGATCGACGTGCGGTTGGAGGCGGACGTCTCTGAGTGCCGGCGCGACGATGCGCGGGACGCGGGTGTAGGCCGGATTCACGGCGGAGAGGTGCAGCTCACGGTGGCCGGTGACGAGGTCGTGGTCGATGAGCTGCTCGTCGCAACGGGCCGGCAGCCGCGGTTGGCCGATGTCGGGTTGGAGACGGTGGGGCTGGAACCGCGCGGGATTGCTGATCGACCGGACTGGTTGGTCCTGGTCGGGGATGTGAGCGGTGAGGCACCCCTGACGCACTGGGGGAAATATCGGGCTCGCGTGCTCGGGGAGCAGCTGGCCGCGCGGGCGGAGGGGCGACCGGAACCGGTTGCGCCGGACGAGGTGCCCGTGCCCCAGGTGGTGTTCACCGATCCCCAGGTCGCGTCGGTGGGGCTGACCGAGGAGGCCGCGCGGAAGGCGTGCGCCAACGTCGTCGTGGCGAAGGTCGACTGGAGCTCCGCGGGCGGCGCTGCGCTGCTGCGCGATGACGCGACCGGGGCGGCCCAGATCGTGGTGGATCGGGCGTCGGGATGTGTGGTGGGCGCGACGTTCGTCGGGTCCGGGGCGGGCGAGCTGATCCACGCGGCGACGATTGCGGTCGCCGGGCGGGTGCCGGTGCACGTGCTCCGACACGCCGTGCCCAGCTATCCGACCGCGAGCGAGCTGTGGCTGCGGTTGTTGGAGTCGTTGCCGCAGGACCTGCGGAGGGGAACTGTCGGAGCCCAGGACTAG
- a CDS encoding GNAT family N-acetyltransferase — MADIQVTRNEAESRWEATLDGKLAGFAQYQLANELVVFTHTEVDPAFEGKGVGGALARAALDDVRGEGTRKVLIVCPFITGWIARHREYADLLYGAPGSTAKD; from the coding sequence ATGGCTGACATCCAGGTGACGAGGAACGAGGCGGAGAGCCGCTGGGAAGCGACGCTCGACGGCAAGCTGGCGGGATTCGCGCAATATCAGCTGGCGAACGAGCTGGTGGTGTTCACGCATACGGAGGTGGACCCGGCGTTCGAGGGCAAGGGGGTCGGCGGTGCGCTGGCCCGCGCTGCGCTCGACGACGTGCGTGGCGAGGGCACGCGGAAGGTTCTGATCGTGTGTCCTTTCATCACGGGTTGGATCGCGCGCCATCGGGAATACGCCGATCTGCTCTATGGCGCGCCCGGGTCGACGGCCAAGGACTGA
- a CDS encoding alpha/beta fold hydrolase: MPKKSTIVPNLLRTSLSTLERLNPAASAAVAERLWFRVGTPPPADRRNRHVTDPGRPFTVTHNGHDIHGRTWGDQSAPPAYLIHGWGGWWQQLSSFVPVLTAQGFRVIAFDALAHGDSGPGSLGGRCSTVPEMAECYHAVADRWGTPTLTVAHSMGCLSVIWAQRHHGITPDRQVLISAAATTSGMLDVFCGALGLGTPTRDRLVERFRRRMNRPLADFDLLPLVAAEQADRHLPPALIVHDRDDPMTSPIESEALAAQWPNSDLLLTEGHGHYRVLRAPEVLERTVDFARVT; the protein is encoded by the coding sequence ATGCCAAAGAAAAGCACGATCGTGCCAAACCTGTTGCGCACGTCGCTGTCCACCTTGGAACGCCTCAATCCAGCAGCCTCTGCCGCAGTCGCCGAGCGCCTCTGGTTCCGCGTCGGCACACCCCCGCCGGCCGACCGTCGCAACCGGCACGTCACCGACCCGGGCCGCCCGTTCACCGTCACCCACAACGGCCACGACATCCACGGCCGCACCTGGGGCGACCAGAGCGCCCCGCCGGCGTACCTCATCCACGGCTGGGGTGGCTGGTGGCAGCAGCTGAGCTCCTTCGTCCCCGTGCTGACCGCGCAGGGCTTCCGCGTCATCGCCTTCGACGCCCTCGCCCACGGCGACTCCGGACCGGGCTCCCTCGGCGGCCGGTGCAGCACCGTCCCCGAGATGGCGGAGTGCTATCACGCGGTGGCTGACCGCTGGGGTACGCCCACTCTCACTGTCGCCCACTCCATGGGCTGCCTGTCCGTGATCTGGGCGCAACGCCACCACGGCATCACGCCCGATCGCCAGGTCCTGATCTCGGCCGCCGCGACCACCTCCGGAATGCTGGACGTGTTCTGCGGGGCGCTCGGATTGGGTACGCCCACCCGCGACCGCCTGGTCGAACGCTTCCGCCGCCGGATGAACCGGCCCCTTGCCGATTTCGACCTGCTCCCCCTGGTCGCCGCGGAGCAGGCCGATCGGCACCTGCCGCCCGCGCTCATCGTCCACGACCGCGACGACCCGATGACCTCACCGATCGAGTCGGAAGCCCTGGCCGCCCAATGGCCGAACTCCGATCTGCTCCTCACCGAGGGCCACGGCCACTATCGCGTCCTGCGCGCGCCGGAGGTCCTGGAACGAACCGTCGACTTCGCACGGGTGACCTGA
- a CDS encoding TetR/AcrR family transcriptional regulator — protein MGKGEDTNRQILAGGVREASRIGLTHLTIGSLATALDMSKSGLYAHFGSKEKLQLDILDFAADHFTRAVILPALQQPAGQPRLRTLIERWMGWSGGKEEYALPGGCLFAAAASELDDSPDGPVRDRLADYHAQFMDVIRRVHRSAVTAGDVPDTDDDAFAHHLYALMLGHHFGVRMMRDPLAEAHTWAAVERLLA, from the coding sequence ATGGGCAAGGGTGAGGACACGAACCGGCAGATCCTGGCCGGCGGCGTCCGCGAAGCGAGCCGCATCGGCCTCACCCACCTCACGATCGGCAGCCTGGCGACCGCGTTGGACATGTCCAAGAGCGGCCTCTATGCCCACTTCGGCTCCAAGGAGAAACTCCAGCTCGACATCCTCGATTTCGCCGCCGATCACTTCACCCGGGCCGTGATCCTCCCTGCGCTGCAACAGCCGGCGGGGCAGCCGCGCCTGCGTACCCTCATCGAACGCTGGATGGGCTGGTCCGGCGGAAAGGAGGAGTACGCCCTCCCCGGCGGCTGCCTCTTCGCCGCCGCCGCCAGCGAACTCGACGACTCCCCCGACGGCCCCGTCCGCGACCGGCTCGCCGACTACCACGCCCAGTTCATGGATGTGATCCGCCGCGTCCATCGCTCAGCCGTAACCGCGGGCGACGTCCCGGACACCGACGACGACGCCTTCGCCCACCACCTCTATGCGCTCATGCTCGGCCACCATTTCGGCGTCCGCATGATGCGCGACCCGCTCGCGGAGGCCCACACCTGGGCCGCGGTCGAGCGACTCCTCGCGTGA
- a CDS encoding PEP/pyruvate-binding domain-containing protein, with protein sequence MTTPLARFGGKGANLITLRDAGLPVPEFVVIPTEEYAEFVATSGLAGEIESALGHPDRADPDRDETSEHLRAAFRAASPTTTQRARLLTQLGHLTTTPVAVRSSATAEDLPGLSFAGQQDSFLDVTGPDAILEAIVDCWSSIWTARAISYRDRNAIDHLDVSIAVVIQRMIPAEASGVLFTANPQTGRRNETVIESVRGLGDALVSGLIEPDSHTLDTPSGRLIDHHLTADGPRLSPAELDALRTLGQKVQALQQSPQDIEWAIADGRVHLLQARAITSLYPIPDPHEPNDVWFSFGAFQGMLAPITPLGQDVLRMMIAGAASLGGVRGDWRAGRTLVPAGERLWVRTTPILQTAIGRRVLTVVPSLDPGIAAIMTRLADEPAFGVRRRLPQPTSARGLARFLGTIAPGVPRTLADPEGTRARLDAAAEETVASVRRDLAPNHAADADPQARLTARASGIEQHAQALLAGLLPAFGPIMAPSILMLRQLQRIAATTDLPDAAQLPLVILRSLPGNVTTGMDLTLADLAAQLRADPALRDLLTSADPNTLATRFLAGDLPPRAQQTVAGFLDTYGMRVVAEIDLGAPRWRDDPTPVFQTLGGYIAADDQPHPRALHAAGAVAADAAIEQLAGAVGPLEARRIRLLARTLRGVFGARETPKFTIIRCFGIFREALAASAADLVAAGRLHNPDDIYFLHFDELQLAFTHDFRDEIAERRTTHAAEARRPRIPRVLVGDGRALHEGLGADGDLIGAGVSPGVAEGPARIVFDPRHARLDPGDILVCPGTDPAWTPLFLTAGGLITEVGGMMTHGSVVARECGIPAVVGVDAATTRLTDGQRIRIDGTSGAIALL encoded by the coding sequence ATGACAACTCCTCTAGCCCGGTTCGGTGGCAAGGGCGCAAACCTGATCACCCTGCGCGACGCCGGGCTGCCGGTGCCGGAGTTCGTGGTGATCCCGACCGAGGAGTACGCCGAGTTCGTCGCCACGTCCGGTCTCGCTGGTGAGATCGAGTCAGCCCTCGGCCACCCCGACCGCGCCGACCCTGACCGCGACGAAACCTCCGAGCACCTCCGCGCCGCCTTCCGAGCAGCCTCACCCACCACGACCCAACGCGCCCGACTGCTCACCCAGCTCGGCCACCTCACCACCACACCCGTCGCCGTCCGCTCCTCTGCCACGGCCGAGGACCTCCCCGGCCTGTCGTTCGCGGGCCAGCAGGACTCGTTCCTCGACGTGACAGGCCCCGACGCGATCCTCGAAGCCATCGTCGACTGCTGGTCCTCGATCTGGACCGCGCGGGCGATCTCCTATCGCGATCGCAACGCCATCGATCACCTCGACGTCTCCATCGCCGTCGTCATCCAGCGCATGATCCCGGCCGAGGCCTCCGGCGTACTCTTCACCGCCAACCCCCAGACCGGCCGCCGCAACGAAACGGTCATCGAATCGGTCCGGGGCCTGGGCGACGCACTCGTCTCGGGCCTGATCGAGCCGGACAGCCACACGCTCGACACCCCGTCCGGTCGACTGATCGACCACCACCTCACTGCGGACGGACCCCGCCTGTCCCCCGCCGAACTCGACGCACTCCGCACGCTCGGCCAAAAGGTCCAGGCCCTCCAACAGTCCCCGCAGGACATCGAATGGGCCATCGCCGACGGCCGTGTGCATCTCCTCCAGGCCCGCGCCATTACGAGCCTCTATCCCATCCCCGACCCCCACGAGCCAAACGACGTCTGGTTCAGCTTCGGCGCGTTCCAGGGCATGCTCGCCCCGATCACGCCGCTGGGCCAGGACGTGTTGCGGATGATGATCGCGGGCGCGGCGAGCCTCGGTGGCGTACGCGGGGACTGGCGCGCCGGCCGCACCCTCGTGCCCGCCGGTGAGCGACTCTGGGTGCGGACCACCCCGATCCTGCAGACCGCCATCGGGCGTCGCGTTCTCACAGTCGTGCCGTCTCTCGACCCGGGCATCGCGGCCATCATGACCCGGTTGGCTGATGAGCCGGCCTTCGGCGTACGCCGGCGACTGCCGCAGCCCACGTCCGCCCGGGGGCTCGCGAGGTTCCTCGGCACGATCGCCCCTGGGGTCCCGCGCACATTGGCCGACCCGGAGGGCACCCGGGCGCGGCTGGACGCGGCCGCTGAAGAGACAGTCGCGAGCGTACGCCGGGACCTCGCCCCCAACCACGCCGCAGACGCCGATCCCCAAGCCCGCCTGACCGCCCGCGCCTCCGGGATCGAGCAGCACGCCCAGGCACTTCTCGCAGGGCTGCTTCCCGCGTTCGGGCCGATCATGGCGCCGTCGATCCTCATGTTGCGCCAGTTGCAGCGAATCGCAGCCACCACCGACCTGCCCGACGCCGCCCAGCTGCCGCTGGTCATCCTGCGCTCCCTGCCCGGCAATGTCACCACCGGGATGGATCTCACCCTCGCCGACCTCGCAGCCCAGCTGCGTGCCGACCCCGCATTGCGCGACCTCCTGACCTCGGCCGACCCGAACACGCTAGCCACCCGGTTCCTGGCCGGAGACCTGCCACCACGCGCGCAGCAGACGGTCGCCGGATTCCTGGACACCTACGGCATGCGAGTCGTGGCCGAGATCGATCTGGGCGCACCCCGCTGGCGTGATGATCCGACCCCGGTGTTCCAGACGCTCGGTGGCTATATCGCCGCCGACGATCAACCCCATCCCCGCGCCCTCCATGCGGCCGGAGCGGTCGCCGCCGACGCCGCGATCGAGCAGTTGGCCGGCGCGGTCGGCCCGCTGGAAGCCCGCCGGATCCGGCTGTTGGCGCGCACCCTGCGCGGGGTCTTCGGCGCACGCGAGACGCCGAAGTTCACCATCATCCGCTGCTTCGGGATCTTCCGGGAGGCCCTGGCCGCCTCCGCCGCCGACCTCGTCGCCGCCGGTCGACTCCACAACCCGGACGACATCTACTTCCTCCACTTCGACGAGCTTCAACTCGCCTTCACGCACGACTTCCGCGACGAGATCGCCGAACGCCGCACGACCCACGCTGCCGAGGCCCGACGCCCGCGCATCCCGCGCGTACTTGTCGGCGACGGACGAGCCCTCCACGAGGGACTCGGCGCCGACGGCGACCTGATCGGCGCCGGCGTATCCCCCGGCGTCGCGGAAGGACCCGCGCGGATCGTCTTCGACCCGCGCCACGCCCGCCTCGATCCCGGCGACATCCTCGTCTGCCCGGGCACCGACCCCGCCTGGACACCCCTGTTCCTCACCGCGGGCGGACTCATCACGGAGGTCGGCGGCATGATGACCCACGGCTCGGTCGTCGCCCGCGAATGCGGCATTCCCGCGGTCGTGGGCGTCGACGCCGCCACCACCCGGCTCACCGACGGCCAGCGCATCCGGATCGACGGCACCTCGGGCGCGATCGCCCTTCTGTGA
- a CDS encoding GNAT family N-acetyltransferase, producing MGPQLVAPHVRYFDSWQESHAEWAGAHQDGASVWLAEELGLDLTRPDDFDAWAETLLIEADPSYPVPASRVHATTLWIVEDGHYLGAVNLRHRLDEFLEAIGGHIGYGIRPSARRRGLATLALDGALARAVTLGLDRVLITCHVDNAGSRRTIERAGGVLTGIRQPDDFSRSVGFDYPMRRYEIDLTTRTASA from the coding sequence ATGGGTCCCCAGCTCGTAGCGCCACATGTCCGCTACTTCGACTCATGGCAGGAAAGCCATGCGGAATGGGCCGGCGCCCACCAGGACGGGGCTTCCGTCTGGCTCGCCGAGGAGCTCGGGCTCGACCTGACGCGCCCCGACGATTTCGACGCGTGGGCCGAGACCCTGCTGATCGAGGCGGACCCCAGCTATCCCGTGCCCGCCAGTCGCGTCCACGCGACCACGCTCTGGATCGTCGAGGACGGCCACTACCTGGGCGCGGTCAACCTGCGCCACCGGCTCGATGAGTTCCTCGAAGCGATCGGCGGCCACATCGGCTACGGCATTCGGCCCTCCGCCCGTCGCCGCGGCCTCGCCACCCTTGCGCTCGACGGCGCCCTCGCCCGAGCCGTCACCCTCGGCCTCGACCGCGTCCTGATCACCTGCCACGTCGACAACGCAGGCTCCCGACGCACGATCGAGCGAGCCGGCGGCGTACTCACCGGAATCCGCCAGCCGGACGACTTTTCCCGCTCCGTCGGCTTCGACTACCCCATGCGCCGCTACGAGATCGACCTCACGACCCGAACCGCTTCCGCATGA
- a CDS encoding DEAD/DEAH box helicase family protein, translating into MQGFFTRDELELLIQRRTTRAPLATAPVNLDIAGRHYQARAIRAIGQTFDQKQRAALLVMATGSGKTRTVVALIEQLMKANWVKRVLFLADRTALVNQAVNVFKAQLPSVTTVNLVTEKSGDGRVYVSTYPTMMNLINAMDDTTERRFGPGYFDLIVIDEAHRSVYQKYRSIFEWFDGLLVGLTATPKDEVDHNTYRLFNLEDGVPTDAYSLEEAVTDGFLVPPRGVSVGTSFLRQGIKYADLTDDEKDQWDTLDWGEDGPPTEVDSEEINRFLFNIDTVDKVLATLMEDGYKVAAGDRLGKTIIFAKNQLHAEFIEQRFNAQYPEYAGHFARIITTRVAYAQSLIDDFTTTDKAPHIAISVDMLDTGIDVPDIVNLVFFKMVRSKSKFWQMIGRGTRLRPNLFGPGQDKKDFLVFDFCGNLEYFSQDLPGSEGSNQKSLTQRLFEGRLALITSHATGLPADLRDSTTDWLHEIVAGMNLDNFLVRPHRRQVEIWSDRTRWAAISPEDAADILCLAGLPSGVRDPDVDAKRFDLLILRRQLAQLEADAVAAERIRESVQAVAGSLLGKQAIPSVAQEIQLIEEVAGDEWWIDVTLPMLEIVRLRLRSLVRLVDRTAQDPVFTDFADSLLHPKEVVLPGTTPGMDPERFRKKALAHLRQHENHVALQRLRRNRQLTTDDLDALQQMLIDAGASTTDLAKANQQGLGLFIRRLVGLEREAVMDAFAAYLDDSRFNVDQIRFVTLIIDELTTNGVVEAGRLYESPYTDRAPMGPEVLFPDADLDVIFDILHTVKAHAQPA; encoded by the coding sequence GTGCAAGGATTCTTCACCCGCGACGAGCTGGAATTGCTGATCCAACGCCGCACCACGCGAGCCCCGCTGGCGACGGCACCGGTGAATCTCGACATTGCGGGACGGCACTATCAGGCGCGAGCAATCCGGGCCATCGGGCAGACCTTCGACCAGAAGCAACGGGCGGCCCTCCTGGTCATGGCGACCGGCTCGGGCAAGACCCGCACAGTCGTCGCGCTCATCGAACAACTGATGAAGGCCAACTGGGTCAAACGCGTGCTGTTCCTCGCTGACCGCACCGCTCTGGTGAATCAGGCCGTCAACGTGTTCAAGGCCCAACTACCTTCCGTCACCACCGTCAATCTCGTGACGGAGAAGTCCGGCGACGGCCGCGTCTATGTCTCCACCTATCCCACGATGATGAACCTCATCAATGCGATGGACGACACCACGGAACGTCGCTTCGGGCCCGGCTATTTCGATCTGATCGTCATTGACGAGGCGCACCGCTCGGTCTATCAGAAATACCGCTCCATCTTCGAATGGTTCGACGGCCTGCTCGTCGGCCTCACCGCCACACCCAAGGACGAGGTCGACCACAACACCTATCGCCTGTTCAACCTCGAAGACGGCGTACCCACCGACGCGTACTCCCTCGAAGAAGCCGTCACCGACGGATTTCTTGTCCCGCCGAGGGGCGTCTCGGTCGGCACCTCGTTCCTACGCCAGGGAATCAAGTACGCCGATCTGACCGACGACGAGAAAGACCAGTGGGACACGCTCGACTGGGGTGAAGACGGACCTCCGACGGAGGTCGATTCCGAAGAGATCAACCGCTTCCTGTTCAACATCGACACCGTCGACAAGGTCCTCGCCACGCTCATGGAAGACGGCTACAAGGTCGCGGCCGGAGACCGTCTCGGCAAAACCATCATCTTCGCCAAGAATCAGCTCCACGCCGAGTTCATCGAGCAGAGATTCAACGCGCAATACCCCGAATATGCCGGCCATTTCGCGCGCATCATCACGACCAGGGTCGCGTACGCCCAGTCCCTCATCGACGACTTCACCACCACCGACAAAGCGCCCCACATCGCCATCAGCGTGGACATGCTCGACACCGGCATCGATGTCCCCGACATCGTGAATCTGGTCTTCTTCAAGATGGTCCGGTCCAAGTCGAAGTTCTGGCAGATGATCGGCCGGGGCACGCGTCTGCGACCCAACCTCTTCGGACCGGGCCAGGACAAGAAGGACTTCCTGGTCTTCGACTTCTGCGGCAATCTCGAATATTTCAGCCAGGACCTGCCCGGCAGCGAGGGCTCGAACCAGAAATCCCTCACCCAGCGCCTCTTCGAAGGCCGGCTCGCCCTCATCACCAGCCATGCCACCGGACTGCCCGCCGACCTGCGCGACTCCACCACCGATTGGCTCCACGAGATCGTCGCCGGCATGAATCTCGACAACTTCCTCGTCCGCCCACATCGGCGGCAGGTCGAAATCTGGTCCGACCGCACCCGTTGGGCCGCAATCAGCCCCGAGGACGCGGCCGACATCCTCTGCCTCGCAGGGCTCCCCTCCGGCGTACGCGACCCGGATGTCGATGCCAAACGGTTCGACCTGCTGATCCTGCGCCGGCAACTCGCCCAACTCGAAGCAGACGCCGTCGCAGCCGAGCGCATCCGAGAGTCCGTCCAGGCCGTCGCCGGCTCGCTGCTCGGCAAGCAGGCAATCCCCTCGGTCGCCCAGGAGATCCAGCTCATCGAAGAGGTCGCCGGCGACGAATGGTGGATCGATGTCACGCTCCCGATGCTGGAGATCGTGCGTCTCCGGCTTCGGAGCCTGGTGCGGCTGGTCGACCGCACCGCGCAGGATCCGGTGTTCACCGATTTCGCGGACAGCCTCCTCCACCCGAAAGAGGTCGTCCTCCCCGGAACGACTCCTGGCATGGACCCCGAACGATTCCGCAAGAAGGCGCTCGCCCATCTTCGTCAGCACGAGAATCACGTGGCGCTCCAACGCCTGCGGCGCAATCGCCAACTCACCACTGACGACCTCGACGCCCTGCAACAGATGCTCATCGATGCGGGCGCCAGCACAACTGATCTCGCCAAGGCCAACCAGCAAGGCCTTGGCCTGTTCATCCGCCGACTCGTCGGTCTCGAACGCGAAGCCGTGATGGACGCCTTCGCCGCCTATCTGGACGACAGCCGCTTCAACGTCGACCAGATCAGGTTCGTGACGCTGATCATCGACGAGTTGACCACCAACGGCGTCGTTGAAGCCGGTCGGCTCTATGAGTCGCCCTACACCGATCGCGCCCCGATGGGGCCTGAGGTTCTGTTCCCCGACGCTGATCTCGACGTCATCTTCGACATCCTCCACACAGTCAAGGCTCACGCCCAGCCCGCGTGA
- a CDS encoding DUF4145 domain-containing protein translates to MGNFDFLAQTLPGSYPECARAESYAVSDPRTALFYARRAIEELVRYLYDLRALEWPYSDDLSALTNAPPFQQLAGAKIVQKLNAIRKIANKAVHDNVLIRPDVALRVLDDLFHLMVWATFHHSSQPKAAPTGARFDPQLAKKAAPLTAQQVTQLAQKFKAQDEAYRKKLAEHQEIAAAKDAEIAELQALVKAAQAANTQVDDHDYSEAQTRDLFIDVLLAEAGWVSTGSSANVTYEYPVTGMPNQAGTGYIDYVLWGADGLPLAVIEANERPRARRPANSRPSCTPTASKPSSIAVRSSSSPMAIPTISGTMPAAIRPVRCKDSSPATSWNC, encoded by the coding sequence GTGGGCAACTTCGACTTTCTCGCGCAGACATTGCCCGGCAGCTACCCGGAATGCGCCCGCGCCGAGTCGTACGCCGTCTCGGACCCCAGGACGGCGCTGTTCTATGCGCGCCGGGCGATCGAGGAACTCGTTCGCTACCTCTACGACCTGCGCGCACTGGAATGGCCCTATTCCGATGATCTTTCTGCACTGACCAATGCGCCGCCGTTCCAGCAGCTGGCCGGGGCGAAGATCGTCCAGAAACTCAACGCCATCCGCAAGATCGCGAACAAGGCGGTCCACGACAACGTGCTAATCCGGCCCGACGTCGCCCTCCGCGTCCTGGATGATCTGTTCCATCTGATGGTGTGGGCGACCTTCCACCATTCGTCGCAGCCCAAGGCAGCTCCGACCGGAGCCCGATTCGACCCCCAACTGGCGAAGAAGGCAGCGCCGCTGACCGCTCAACAGGTCACGCAGCTTGCTCAGAAGTTCAAGGCCCAGGACGAGGCGTACCGAAAGAAACTGGCCGAACACCAAGAAATCGCCGCAGCCAAGGATGCAGAAATCGCCGAGCTCCAGGCCTTGGTCAAGGCTGCCCAAGCGGCCAATACCCAGGTCGATGACCACGACTATTCCGAGGCCCAGACCCGTGACCTGTTCATCGACGTTCTGCTCGCGGAGGCGGGCTGGGTTTCGACAGGCAGCTCAGCCAATGTCACTTACGAATATCCCGTCACCGGCATGCCCAACCAAGCCGGCACGGGCTACATCGACTATGTCCTCTGGGGCGCGGACGGCCTACCGCTCGCGGTGATCGAGGCCAACGAACGACCAAGAGCCCGCAGGCCGGCCAACAGCAGGCCAAGTTGTACGCCGACAGCCTCGAAGCCAAGTTCCATCGCCGTCCGGTCATCTTCTTCACCAATGGCTATACCCACCATCTCTGGGACGATGCCGGCGGCTATCCGCCCCGTGAGGTGCAAGGATTCTTCACCCGCGACGAGCTGGAATTGCTGA